The sequence AAAAGGGAGACGAACATAAAATTCTGGATTCTTTCACAAAGGTACATAATGGTTGAATTGATCATGACTGTCACAACAGGCACTAAGGAGTTGTTGCTGGACCTCCTTATATTCTTCTGGGGCTTCTTGGATTTCAAGGATGCTTTGTATTTCTATAAAAGGCAAAAACTGCCCTTTGTAACTTAGGCCAGGGGTTTGATATGTAGTCCATGGGTTCGGAAAAAAATATCAAATCCGAACAGAACATCTTTGTCTGGAAGATAACTTTCCAGTACCCTGAACCAAGTGGTCTGGCCTGCAAATATCTCCAATTCAATAGGTTTTTTAAAAATGAGATTGATGGTGAAGACTTCACTGTTAGCTGCTGCGAACCTCTTGAAAAAAGGTGCCCACATTTTTTTTGGTAAGACATGTGATTTTAGGACAGTGGCATAAGATCCAGTATTCATTAGTGCAACAGTCTTTATTAGTTTGTCATGACGGATGTCTTGACTTTTAAATCGAAGTGAGGACAATGAGTACCATCAATCTGTTTTATTCCCGAGGATCCAAGGTATCTAAATTCTTCTTTTGGGATGTTTGATCCTTTAAGAATTCTTGTGGTGATAGACGCAATGGAGGATATGGAAAATATTGACCTATTTGGTGGGAGGTCTTCTTCTGAATTGCTTCATCCTGAATCAGAGTCTTAGAAAACATATTGGGTATCATCATTTTTGCTTTCTTGCTCTTCAAGTACTGATTCAAGATCTTCTTCATATTCGATGGAAGCTGCATCCATTAAAGACTGAAGCATTTTTATCTCCTTCTTTATCTTATGAGGATATGATTTAGCAACGTGATCTTATTTTCCACAAATGAAACATCTGTTTGACTTAGTATGGGATTTTCTTCTTTTGAAATAACGGTATCTTTGCTTCATTCTTCCCCTTAGAGCTATCAATTTGGCCTCTGATGAGACATCATCCTTCTCAGATGGTGATGGAACCCTTCCAGAAGACTATTTCAATCCGTCCCGTTATTAAGACAATGCCTCCACTATGTATAATTATTGAGTGCACTAAAATAAAGTGACATCTGTCACATGTCTAAGAAAAGCTAGAAAGAGATAAGGCTTATCCTTATCCTCCAGGTGACATTGTATGATAGGTTTGTTTAGATTCTGTAAGATATTGTTGCTATCTAGAGACCTCTATAAAAGGAGGAGCTCACCTCAGTTGTAATCAGATCTCAATGAACATTGTAATATATCCAATTTTTCTATCTTACAAAATGTTATAAATTTTcattctctctctaaaagcttaGCTAgtgttattttcttcttcctcaatcCAGTGTCATAAAGTATACTCTGAGTTTGTCTTTGCCTCTGCAGAGGATCCTACTCATAAAAAAATGGCATGGATAGGATCAACAGGAATTTCTCATAGTGAAAAAGGGACTCAATGTTGTAATACTAAATTTTGCTCATACCCATTAATCTCACTTGTTAAAATAGTTGTAAAGAGTGATTGAGACAAACATATAATGTATTAtagaaaagtctagggggccagcaattttattgaatGTTGGCCAGCATGCAACCAGCAGAGAAATGTGAgccattggataaaatctcacatcattaaatcatcattgatgactatttgatggctactaaTCATAAAAGTTACTGGCCCCTAACATTGCTCATGTATTATATCATTGTCATCCTAAAATAATGGAGATCCACCCTGTGGTCATTTATTGAAATTTCAGATCTAACCAGATCACAACAATACCAAATCAAGTTAATCCCAAAGCGGGCGGATCCGGATCGGATCTTCGGATCAGGCCTGGTCATCAGCAAACCCTACTAGAATCATCAACACCAAGCGGGGTGTTTTCACAGTTTCACTTTCCCTGTTTTCGGCAGATTTCCTTCTCCATATAAACACACAACTCTGTTAAATCGCTCTGAAGCCACACTCTCACTCGCATTCACATCATCACTACAAAACGATGTCGTCTTCTGAACCCCAAGAACCCTCAGCACCATCTTCCGAGCCACCGTCATCGGACCAATCCATCAGCAAGAAGGCGGCCAAGAAGGAAGCCATGAAGCAGGAAAAGCTCCGCCGCCGCCAGGAGACTGCCATTGCCTCCGCCACATCGAAGCTCGCTGTCGACGAGGACGACCCCCTCGCCGGAAACTACGGCGACATCCCAATGGAGGAGCTGCAGTCGAAGACCCCCGTGGACCCCAGCCGATGGACACGTGTGGAGAATCTGGAGAAGTCTCTAGAAGGGAAGCACGTCATGATCCGAGGTAGGGCTCAGGCCATCCGTCCCGTTGGGAAGAAGATGGCGTTCTTGGTTGTGAGAGAGAGCGGCTTCACCGTGCAGTGTTTGGTGCAAGCGCAGCAAGATTTGGTTAGCGTGCAGATGGTGAAGTACGCTGCGGCGCTGAGCCGCGAGTCTGTTATCGATGTTGAAGGTCTTGTTTCGGTCCCTTCTGAACCAATCAAAGGTGCCACACAGCAGGTTAGTTAGCTTCTGAGATTTGATTTTGGATATAAATGAAGGGAAACAGTAGCAATCTATTTAGTAGGGTTTAACAATAGCTTTTCTCTTTCCGGAAGTTAGACTTTGAAATCTTAACAACTACTGTGTTGAATTTGGTTGCATAGTGGTTTTGGGTTTAGAAATATTTGTAAGGTTTATAACATAGAATAGAAAATGGGAGGCATTGTTTTTTATGATAGAGATGGTAAAATTGCTTGATTACAATGATGCTAATTGTAGCGCACACCAAGATGAAGGTTGTACAAGTAAACGGGTAGAATGGCATCTAAGGCTTCCTCTTATTCTCCTTAACTTGTATAACTTGTAGTTCAATTTTTTTCAAGTAATTGAACATTTTGTTGGGGATCTATAGCTTATGTGGTTTGTTCTGATAGGTGGAGGTTCAAGTGAGGAAGTTGTATTGTGTTAGCAGGGCCCTTCCAACTCTACCAATTAATCTCGAGGATGCTGCTCGAAGTGAAGCTGAAATTGAGAAGGCACTTCAGGTACATTGATTGGAGGTGTTGGGTCTTTGTCAACCTGTTTGACTCCTTCTTTGTTAGGGTGATTTGTTTGCAGGATCTTATCTTTTACGTTATTTCTTTTCATCCATTGGTTAACTAGTTCTGTTAATGAATGCAGGCTGGTGAACAACTTGTTCGTGTTAATCAGGATACACGTTTGAACTTTAGAGTACTTGACCTAAGAACCCCAGCTAATCAAGGAATTTTCTCCATTCAGTCTCAAGTTGAAAATGTAAAGCATTTCATCTGAATTTTCTTCTGAAGAGTTTACTTATTTGCGTTCATTCTTGATTTGCATGTTGTTGACATCATGGTTGCTTTAAATTCTAACGTTACTGCAATAAATGCATACTAAGACATTTATAGAATATATTTTTCCCTTGATGCCAAGTTGAATGGTCAcattatttttcattctattgttGTGTAGGCATTTAGACAATTCTTATTATCTGAAGGCTTTCGTCAAATCCACACTCCAAAATTGATTGCTGGTTCAAGTGAGGGTGGAGCTGCTGTTTTCAGACTGGACTATAAAGGGCACCCCGCTTGCCTTGCCCAATCACCACAGCTTCACAAGCAAATGGCAATATGTGCTGATTTTGGCCGTGTTTTTGAGATTGGTCCTGTTTTTAGGGCTGAAGATTCCTTCACACACCGACATCTGTGTGAGTTTACTGGTCTTGATGTTGAAATGGAGATTAAGAAGCATTATTTTGAGGTATATATCACTTTTAGGCGTATGTTTCTTGGTATGGTTTTGAAATTATTGTGGTACATAACCTGTTTTACTGATATTGAGTTTTTGAGCAGGTTATGGATATAGTTGATAGGTTGTTTGTCTCAATATTTGATAGCTTGAACCAGAATTGTAAGAAGGATCTTGAAGCTGTGGCACACCAGTATCCATTTGAACCT is a genomic window of Arachis ipaensis cultivar K30076 chromosome B06, Araip1.1, whole genome shotgun sequence containing:
- the LOC107605419 gene encoding aspartate--tRNA ligase 2, cytoplasmic, producing MSSSEPQEPSAPSSEPPSSDQSISKKAAKKEAMKQEKLRRRQETAIASATSKLAVDEDDPLAGNYGDIPMEELQSKTPVDPSRWTRVENLEKSLEGKHVMIRGRAQAIRPVGKKMAFLVVRESGFTVQCLVQAQQDLVSVQMVKYAAALSRESVIDVEGLVSVPSEPIKGATQQVEVQVRKLYCVSRALPTLPINLEDAARSEAEIEKALQAGEQLVRVNQDTRLNFRVLDLRTPANQGIFSIQSQVENAFRQFLLSEGFRQIHTPKLIAGSSEGGAAVFRLDYKGHPACLAQSPQLHKQMAICADFGRVFEIGPVFRAEDSFTHRHLCEFTGLDVEMEIKKHYFEVMDIVDRLFVSIFDSLNQNCKKDLEAVAHQYPFEPLKYLRQTLRLTYEEGVQMLKDAGVEIEPFGDLNTEAERKLGQLVLEKYGTEFYILYRYPLAVRPFYTMPCYDNPQYSNSFDVFIRGEEIISGAQRVHNAEMLEKRAESCGIDVKTISTYIDSFRYGAPTHGGFGVGLERVVMLFCGLNNIRKASLYPRDPLRIAP